The Lycium barbarum isolate Lr01 chromosome 11, ASM1917538v2, whole genome shotgun sequence genome contains the following window.
cccgaatcttaaaatttagattttgccGAATCCGACACTAGAATTCGTGCCTATATTGGATACCCGCACTGGAGTCCAAGCAACTTAGTTTGATCATATATTTCTCAAATCTTACAGGCAAAACATTAAATTGTCGTCTAACATTTGCAGTAATTTACAAGAGTTTTCTCATAAGATTTTCAGTGTGATCAATAGGATCTTTAGACTGCGGTCTAAAAGGTCCATAAGTTGCAAGAGATACAAAAAGAGCATCCCTTTTGGTGAAAATTTCTGCTCATTTAAGCTGGTCTTGATACCGTCTTCTCCTAGCATGTTTTTGTACATGAATTTTTTTCATATCTTTAAATAAAACCTTTTTTAAGTATTTTGTGCTTAATGTTATGCAGCACTCTGGAACAAGAAAGCATTGAACAATTGCTAAAGAGCATTCTGTCAAAAAAGCCCAAGCTAGAAGCTTTCTTGAATCAGCTCATCGTGCCTAAGGATGTAAGTGTCGCGTTAGAGAACCAACGCGCGGAGAAACTTGATGTAGCATGTAATGAAGTTGCTTTGACGGATCTTCTTCCATCTGTCAGTACTTTTGAGACCCGAGGCGGTGACCAGGGTGCTGGAAAGCAGGGAAAAGGAAAAGGGAAGTACAAGAAACGAAAAGGTAAAAGGAGGAATTAAGTGAACATGAAACCATAGCGTATAGTGAGCATGATATGGCTTATTACTGCACTTTTTGTGTAATTTCTTtgtgttgtgaatatagtgagtTGAAATGAGTTTTGTCTGGTGTTTTAGAGGAAATGTTATGAGATATAGTCAAGTTAAAAGGGGTAAAAAAAGCCtactttgcatttttttttttttttgctgtgatTTATACAGTGAGTTGAAACGAACTCTTTTCTCTTTGAGTGATTCTAAGGATGTGGTTGGTTAAAAATTCCTAAAGTAACAAGGTCAAACCAGTTAACAATTTGTCTTGAACAAAGTCTTACATTTTGGATAATTTTTAATAGTGGAATTAATAAAGATGGAAAGGGATGTAATTGAAAATATTAACTCTCAAATTCAAGATGTGCAACCAAATGAAACATGCAGTCCACAACTCAATTATAAGAGCCATAGTATTTTGAGAAGAAAACAATCATGGTAAAGAATAATTGTATAACATTCATTTATATTACTCCTGTTGAACAAGAAATACTTTCCGCTATTACTATTGCAAATTCTGGATAATAATCACGAGTAGAGATGGTAAGATTAACATAGTTTTCAGTAGTTCATGCGAATTGTTCAACTTTAAACATGTTGGATTATGACTCGTTTGTTGACTTGACTCAATATAATGAATTTGTAAAGATCCACCAAAATTATTGAGTCAAAATAGGTCAATATAATGTAACATGATGGTTCAAATTACAACCAAAACCCAACATTCAAAATCTTTAATTTGGACATCGTGCGTTTGGAAGAACCTACATGACTATTAGAACAATAATACACTTTCACATTTTTACTAGAAATAGCAAAACAGAAAAGGGAGAAGATTGAGTCATGTTGAGCGGGTTTGATTAATATTTCTTCATTTGACTTACTTTGATCCAATTCATTTTATCTCAAACAAATTTTGAAGGAGTTACGTCATTTGATCCGTAAAGAACAACTTTTGTCTAAATAGTTTCCagttttgatgttttaaaaaaaaaatatatatacatatataaatggtAGAAGGGTCAAATGTCAATTATATTATCAATCGAAAATTGAGTTACTTTGTTCTCTGTCAAACTTTTGGTCTAACATTACCCTTGTCAGGAAAAAAACTCGTTTAGCTTTGATTTTTAAAAAGTGAATTTGAACTTGCTTTTAAAAAACACATAGAATTCATTTATATTTGCTAACTATAAATGCATGAACAAATATGAATGGAATACCACCTCATTAATGACCTACGTCATATGAGGACAGGGACGAGGCTACCTTAGTGAATGGGTTAGTTGAACGCCCTTCATCGGAAAAATTATGTTGTGTATATAGCTTAACTATCATATTTTACGCATATATACTATAAAATATCAATTTTGACAGACATTCTCATCAGAAAGCTATAAAAATATGAAatcacattaaaaaaaaaaaaagttcctgATCTGCCATTTTTTGTAAGCTGAAATATGGTCGATTACCAGAGCCAGAGTAACAGATAGTAAACTTTTACTTCACATTTGTTTAAAACAAATAAACTTTCACTTGAAAAAAGGATTCTCTGAATCTGGAGGGTTTTGGAAGCATTACATATATAAGAATAAAACAGACAAGAAAATATTTGTTAGTGAAAAGATTGATCATGATAAGACTTTAACCTCATTGATTTAACATCTCATCCGTAcattttttttgtcttttaattTGTACGACAGTTGTTTGCACCAACATGTCACATGCCGTTTTTGTCAGTATTTCGGCTATTTAGACGGAGCTATGCTTATCATTACTATACTATATGGCATATGCTCTTCCAAATATAAACTATACAATAAAAATTACTCAAATATATGTGTTGGAAAAAATAGTTTTGGGCCTACTACACCCATAAAGGGGGCTAGCTAATTAGACTGCCCATTAGTTTAGTCCAACTTTTAACTCTAATGGGAAGACGCGTACTAAAAACCTAAAAACGGTTAGGCTTAGGGTTAATTCTTTGCATCCGTTAGAGGACGCTTTAGGCGGTAGACAAAGGTGATTCATCCGCTTTGTGTTCCCGACGACCGGTGACACGAGTCGTGATTGCTGCAAATCTGCTTCCGCTAAGGAGAAACTCATAAGTCTCATAAACTAGCATTTAATTAGAATACTATAATATgtattatttttaactaacactagacaatttttatttcattttaagcaTGAAAGAGTTTCCACCATTATTGAAGTTATAATTCTCCACTACATTTAAGGCGAAGCGAATAAATCGTGATTACCGGCTTACCATAAAGTACAAAAGAGAAATAGACCTTAAAAATATCAGACTATACCAAACTAAATTGATATGATAATAGATAAGcatttctaaaaaataaaaaatcaaaattacAGATGGCCCTATTTGCAACAACATGTTACATGTCGTCTTTTACTAGTCTTATTGAAGACAGCAACACATCTGGTTCTATGGTGTAGTGGTTAGCACTCTGGACTTTGAATCCAGCGACCTGGGTTCGACTCCCGGTAGGACCTTTTCTCCATTTTGTTTTGCCTTTTTACATTAAAATGATATGGCATTTTTTAatgaataaaaatataaaatagtcGAGCTTATGTGAAATTGGCACCCCTAATAAATATCAACAGTAAATTAAAACATACCATTTTACAAGTGAAGTTTGGGGAGGAtaaaggttgtttccgatagactcgGCTCAAGTAAAGCATAAGCATAGCTTAGGCGGAGATACATCCAATCTAATTCTTATACCCCTAATAAATATCATCCAATTTAATTCTGATGCCTTGAATAATCCAGTGTGACAACTAACAAGCATCACTAATAGGAGATATTGACACTAATATTAAATATGTCATTTAATTCAATTTAAGCAAAGTTTCGGTTTATGTTATGGTCAAAGTCCAGATCACCCTGCCCAAATGCCTATTTTCATTCGTACGTTATGCTAAGTTGCAACTTGCAAGTTAATAAACACTTAAATCTGACTTAATTAGGAATTAATTTTAGACACTGACAGAATCCTTTACAACATGACATCTAGATGACCTACAATTTCATGGAATACGTCTAGTTGACAATCTTTGTAATTACTATTTAAAATACAGTGATAGTATAAACTTTTTTTTGTTCTATCTTAAAATTCTTAATTGCATATATGCATGGGTAAAATAGATTGTTCTTGCACAGAATATAATTTAATCGATTATAACAAGTTATTATTTTTCATATTACTATATCAAATTTGAGATTAACTTAACCTAATAAATATAAATTCCTTATTGTCATATAAGTACACTACATCACACTACTAAGacgaaaaaaagggaaaaaatgatCTCTTATATTTAAAGTATATTTAAAATAAGGGAAAagagtcaaatatacccttctactttagtttattggctaactttGTCCTCCATTAGTCAAAATAATCAAATGTACCCCTCTGTTAGCCAAAGTACACAGATATACCCCTCAATGGATGGAAAATCCCAAATTAGACCAAATTACCCATTTATCAAAACTTACCCATGCCCCATCACTTAGACCAGTCCGACCCACAAAATTATTTCCCCACCCAAAATTAATCAGCATGCCGAAACATGAATTATGTTATGCTTTCCATACAACAATTCCTTACAAACCCGTTAATCTCTAATTTATTCTTATTAGTAGTTAAGTTACACAACAAAATGATCGGTAAAGGTTTGTGTGAGTTGAGCCAAAAGACTATTGATGAGTTAGTTTGGGATGCTACTGATAAAAACTTAAGTGCAGCCATATGAACAAAACCTTAAATTGCATAACTTTGAGTTTGTTAATTAGTTGACATATAACCAAGCCGTGCATTATTTCTAGAAAAGAAGGtaacaactagttctactttaaGAATCACGATCAACTCATATGCATAAATATTGCATAAATATTGAAAGAGCTTCACAGTACATTAACAAATCACATTACAAACCAAATTGGGTGGGGGAAATAATTTTGTGAGTCAACTCGGTCTAAGTGATAGGGCATGGGTAAGTTTTGATAAATGAGTAATTTGGAATTTTCCATCCATTGAGGGGTATATCTGTGTACTTTGGCtaacagaggggtatatttgactactttggctAATGAAGGGCAAAGTTAGCCAATatactaaagtagaggggtatatttgacccttttcccttaaaatAATTTCTTAAATATATTCCTGGGCAGCTTGAGGATTTCAGATTTCAcgaaattacaaaaaaaaaaaaaaaaaaataataataataataataattagaaaCACTATGAAAAGTCTCATTAAAATATAGAAAAAGCAACGCTAAAAATTGCTTTACACATTAAAATAGACTAAAATAGCATAATTACATCTACAAAGATGGACCAGACACCATAAATAGACAAATATAGCAAAAAATGCAAAATTGCACTACTAAAATATGAGTTTCCGTTAATTatccctctctctctttttttttttttttcacaatttcATTAAATCTACCAACCATATGTAAGAGTTGGTTAAAATATTTAATGAAGACTAAGAATTGTCACTTttaataaatttgaaaaaaaatcaaaactaccCAAAAATATATTTAACGGATTATTTTAAAGCTACGTCAATCTTGAATGCTCACGACAGAGTTAATGATAAGCTAGAGTTTGAAGACAAATTCTGGAATCTAAAGGGTTTAGGTTAAGCAGAACCAGGACTGAATACTTGAAATGCAAGTTCAGTGGCGTACCGCAAGAGTGGAAGGGAGGCTCGATACctaggccatccaaaagaaaagaagTTTTAAGTATCTTGGGTTATTATCCAAGGTAACAGGGAGATTGACGAGGATGTCAtgcatcgtattggtgcagggtggatgaagcAGAAGCTCGCATACGGAGTCCAGTGTGACAAGAAGGgaccaccaaaacttaaaggaaaGCTCTAAAGAGTGGCGGTTAGATCGACTATGCTGTATGGAGCAGAGTGTTGACCAGTCAAGAACTATCACATTTAGAAGATGAAAATTGTGGAAATGAGGATATCGACATAattcgggcatgtgaagaggaggtgcACATATGCCTTAGTGCGAAAGTGTGAGAGGTTGACTATGAATGGTTtaagaagaggtagaggtaggccaaaaGAGTATTCGGGAGAGGTGATACAATAGGACATGGTGCAATTGCAACTCACCGAGAACATGACTTTAAATAAGAGGTTATGGAGGATAAGAATTAGGATAAtaggttagtaggtagttgagtgTTGTCTTTTGTAGTTCCTTTCATACTAGTAGTTGTATTATTACTCTTGTAGTTCCTTGTTATTCGATTTAGCCATTAATTCTTGTTTCTTGTACCTCGATTATTGCCTTATTTTTGTTGTATTTATGTTCTTTTTTCAAATTGTCTTAAAATTTTTTTTTGAGTCGAGGGACTATTAGTAGCAGCCTCTCTACCTTCCAAGATCGAGATAACATCTGCTTACATACTACTCTTTTCATATCCCACTCATGGAATTAATTTATTGTTGTTGTCAAACTTGAATGGTCATTTTCTCATTTTCTCATTTTAAGACCGTCCAAAATCAAACTAGCTTAACCACTTGGATCCACCTAGGCCCCACATTCCAAAAATAGAAAAAACAGTACCGATCACTGGCTATTCCGGTAATCTCCCGCCTATAAATATCTCAATCTTCCCCACGTATTTTCCTCAGTCGTCATCTTTTGAGACGGCTACCGGAATCTTCCCAATACGGCGTTTTCCGGCAATACAAATTCTCCATTTTGCCCTCGCCGTTCACCTCCTATTTACCTTTTTGCCCTTCTCGTATTATATATTATTGTTATTATCTATCTCTGTGATTCTCATTTGCATGGCAGTTCGTTTTCTGAATCGAGAGGTATTGtttgaaaataatatttcaaaTTATTAGATAGAATTTGGTATTCTTTATATgtctttttaaatattttaagttgttaattattCTGATTTATAAAACTATATATTTTATCACGTTTAAAGTTTAAAAGTTTGAATGTCGAAATTCCAACCATGTCATAGAAATGTCGTTTACCTTGTATTTACCTTTTTaccattgttattattattattattattattattattattattattattattattattattattattattattatattctaTCTTTGTGATTCTCATTTGCATGGCAGTAAGTTTTCTGAATCGAGAGGTATTGctgaaaaaaataattcaaagttTAATTTTGTATTTTAATTCATGTAGTTAGAATTTATGATCAAATTTATATTGGAATagattttttcttattttgagtTAAAAGTAGATTTCGTTTTACGTGGCACGTTTGAAATTTCAAGAGTTAAccaagtttttttttaaattttttttatcgGAATTTCTTTATACGCTATTTTAAGTTGTTCATTATTCAGAATTTTGGATTTTTGCCTCGCCGTTTCCTTATTCTATTCCTATTTCCTTTATATTATCATAGCAGTACCTTTTCTGATGAATCGAGAGGTattgttggaaaaaataattcaaagttgtaggaaataaaatttgtttggatttgatattttaaattcatgtctagttaggatttatGATCAAATTAATATAGGAATAAAGTTCCTTTTTCCTTGgtactattgttgttgttgttgttattgttattgttattattattgttattattcttattgttattattattattattgttattattattagtattgttcttcttcttcttcttcttcttcttcttcttcttcttcttcttcttcttcttcttcttcttattattcttattattattattattattattgttattcttgttattgttattattgttatctcTGTGATTCTCATTTGCATGGTAGTATGTTTTCTGAATCGAAAGGTACGGCTGGAAAAATAATTCAAAGTTGTAGGAAATcaaaattggttaggatttgctattttaattcatttctaCTTAGGATTTATGATCCGTCAAAGGAAAATTATGCTCTATGTCTAGtgggagaaaatatttacacGCTTTAGCCCTTATCTTGAGTTTGTTATCCggtttagcccatatttgtgtataaacaccttttatacatacaaggttgatacattgtgCATAATGCTTTTCCCAGGTCTAATGTTATATAAACTGAAAATATGGTTACATGGcataatattttatgttgggctttaaatttttgaaaattgaaTAGATTTTCCTGTTTTGAGTTACAATAGATTTCCCCAGGTGTTGCTAGCTATTTTAATTTTGTGCAGAATTGGAGAGAGCATTCAAAGATTTATTAGTTTGCGAATACATATATTTTACTTCAGGTATCAGATTTATGCCTTGGGAAGCCGCATTAAGGCCAATTCCGGCAACCTCCACCGTAGTGGAGGTGTTATCGTTGTTGAAGAGGACCGGCGAGACGCATTTAAGAGTGTGAAATTGCGATCATTCGACGTCTTCACGGAAGGTTCTGGAAGGTGCTACTGCTGATGATGAATGCTGTTGTGTTGGGAAGATCTCTATGGTGGATGTGATTTGCTTTTTATGTAAACAAGAAAGTTTGATTGATTCTTCTAAGGCACTTGAGGTTCCTGTATTGAAGATTTTGCCTAAAGGAGATTCAATTGTGAGGCATTTGGAGCCTAATTCAAGGTTTGTGATATTTTATCTCAATATATTACTTACAGCAGAACTTTTCTCCAATAAACATTAGGTTGGGGACATTCAAACAACTATTGTATATTGGAATGACTACTTCTTAACACTACCTGTGAAAGCTAGAACGGTTTGCATAATTGAGAGTATGAGGAGTAAGATGGCTGCCACAGTTGAAGCTCCTGTCCAAGGAGTATTAAAATAATTGCGCACCAAATAACTTGTCCTCAGTTGGCTATATGGTTTTAGATAATGTTGAACTGCTTTGCTGCTTACTTCGATGTAATGAAAGTCTCCGTTAAGATTGCCGAACTCTTTCGCAAGTCTGTTGAAGAGGCCAGCCACTTGTCTGTCCTCTCCTAACTTGTTCCTAATGATTCTATTCTGGCACAGCAAACTCACATCTTTGTCCGAGTTGATAAGATAACCCATGAAAATTGCAAAATCAGTGAAATATCTTGAATCTGCATCAGATATCTGTTGCTCGTAAGCAATGAGATTTCGCAGGAAGGTTTCCGTAAAACCATTGACATGAAAACTAGGGATTTTCATCACTCCATTCTCGAACTCTATATCAAATAAACTTGTGCTATCCTTAGTACTGTCTTCGTCCATCGCAGGATAAATAAATCCGACTTTTACGAAGCTAACTCCAGCTTCGGAAAGCTCTGTTGCATTTGGTATGACCTTATGCCACTTTATGAAGCTATCTCGAGCTTCCTTAGCTTTTGACTTTTCTTTCGACCTAATTGCTTGCAAAAGATTGCACCGTGAGATGTTACTTGAACTTTCCCCAGTTAGCCTGCTAGTACTTTTACTTGCTAAAGGGTGACATGACGTGTGTACTATATGAAGTAAATGTTTGAAATTTTCTGCCTGGTCTGATTCTTCTAGGAATGCAAGGGTTACTTTTGGTAATATATCAACAAAGGCAAACTGCACCAGTCGTGTCAATGGAAATTCATTAGCTTGCTTTGTCATGTCATGAAGCATGGCGAGAACAAAGAAAGGAAGTTGGTTTTCTAGTAACAGCAAGTCTCGAAGTATTGGATTAACCATGAAATCAACATTGATAATATCGTGTTCTCTTTCTCGACCCATTCCAATTTCTCTAATAAACTCAACCACAAAACAACCATCAAGCAACAACATACGCAAAAATTGATCAGCGGGAGTAGTGTCATTATAGTGGTCTACTGTATTGTCATAACACTGTAGTGCTTCTGCCTTCAGTTTCTCCAATTCACTCATGCAACTTCCCACGTCAAGCCCCTCTTTTCGTTGGAGAAACCGTCGTAGGTACAATAATTTGTACTTTTCCATTGGACGAAGTCGAGGATTTTTTTCATGGTAAGGACCAATAGAGACCATCTTTGGTGTATAAGCATCTGGATTTAATTCACGTAGTCCCACGTTTACTTTGAATATGGTACACAAAATAGACAAATTGTCCAATTCCTTAAACATTTCATCAAAGATTTTAATATTGGTTTGTAAGCATGATCGATCTTCACCGTCTATTTGCTCCATCTCGATTAAATGATCCACTGTCCTCCGTTCTTGTATCTGTAATTAGTGGAAAGAGTTGAtagttttttctctttttcagGTTTTCCTGGCCACTTTCTTTTTTCTCACATAAATTGTTAGATAAAACGAAATAAAATCTAAAGACTGATAATTttccaaaataataataataataataataataataataatacttcttctatcccaatttatgtgacgctCTTTTATTTTTAGTCGGTCTTAAAATGAATGGTATCTTTCCACATTTAGTACTCACGGtttaactttaaatttctcattttatccttaatgagatgatttacagccacacaaatatatatGACTTGTTTAGACCACAAATCAAGTCTTCATTTCACTGTTAAACTCGTCGTGTGTCAAACACCATCACAcaaattgagatggagggagtaaaaGCTCTGTCCAAAATTATGTGATACATTTCAGGTTTCGAAagtcaaacttctttattttgacTGCAAATTCGGACATAAAATCTTTAAGTTTTCTGAAAaatatttacatatttagaaactacataaaagtattataagtcacaataattaccaatttaaaatatttaaatggCACACGACTAAACTGCAGTCATAGATTTTTTTGTTTGACtctcaaaaaatgaaaaatatcacataaattgagacagagagagtagTAAATATTGAGCAGTGAgtagaaaagaaaattttaagcCTGTGTGTGTACGTGTAGCCTAAACAGTCTCGCAACAGACATGGGAAGGGGGGTCTTAATAAACAAAGGATCTTCAAAAACATCTAAATCATAAGGAcccatttggccatgagaatttcaCTTTTTTCCAGAAAATTATTTCACTTTGTTTGAAAATTagcgtttggtcatgaaaattccTTTGGAAAACACCTAAAAGCTTGTTTtcacttccccccccccccccccctcccacttttttcactttcaatacattcaaacaaccaaatattctttccAAAAACGATAACCAAACACAAcaccatcttcaactccaacttcaaaattccaaataaagtgaaaaatatttgattctCGTGACTAAACGCCTACTAAGATCCCATGAGTGCTAGAGACATAACATAGAATTGAGTTTCATTAGCATAtgaggattaaaaaaaaaaaaaattagtttatgGGTTTTGGATCACATTTTTTTTAACTGATTATTTATATAACTAAATAAATCTTTTAACATAAATATAAGATTTGAATTAAAGGTACTGAGTTTTGCCGACCCGTAAGTCTAGAGCCGACGTCAGGATTTCAACTTTATGGATTCTGAATTTTAAAATGACAACTTCAAATGATATACATATTCAGTATACACACACATGCACTacctttttctttaattttgtac
Protein-coding sequences here:
- the LOC132619330 gene encoding UPF0481 protein At3g47200-like; protein product: MAHYIEITPIDDHQTAQIRQITSNEIQERRTVDHLIEMEQIDGEDRSCLQTNIKIFDEMFKELDNLSILCTIFKVNVGLRELNPDAYTPKMVSIGPYHEKNPRLRPMEKYKLLYLRRFLQRKEGLDVGSCMSELEKLKAEALQCYDNTVDHYNDTTPADQFLRMLLLDGCFVVEFIREIGMGREREHDIINVDFMVNPILRDLLLLENQLPFFVLAMLHDMTKQANEFPLTRLVQFAFVDILPKVTLAFLEESDQAENFKHLLHIVHTSCHPLASKSTSRLTGESSSNISRCNLLQAIRSKEKSKAKEARDSFIKWHKVIPNATELSEAGVSFVKVGFIYPAMDEDSTKDSTSLFDIEFENGVMKIPSFHVNGFTETFLRNLIAYEQQISDADSRYFTDFAIFMGYLINSDKDVSLLCQNRIIRNKLGEDRQVAGLFNRLAKEFGNLNGDFHYIEVSSKAVQHYLKPYSQLRTSYLVRNYFNTPWTGASTVAAILLLILSIMQTVLAFTGSVKK